In a genomic window of Thermodesulfobacteriota bacterium:
- the ftsW gene encoding putative lipid II flippase FtsW produces the protein MLDIFSSSKAKAYDIGVIVSAVFLTAVGVLMVYSTSSVYSLEMYGNANYFLIRHGIYLAIGLASMIVLMRVDYRLLRKFVYPAYLIGLALLIAVLVPGIGKEVGGARRWIDLGLLSFQPSEFAKYILVLYLAHSLTKKRDKLDNFIVGFASHILIAGVYVILVLLEPDFGTATIMLVTLFFMLFIGEVKMKYLVPVGVVSVIFLCLAVVTKGYRMNRVMSFLDPWQDPLGSGYQAIQSFIAFALGGVSGTGLGDSSQKLFFLPQAHTDFIFSIIGEELGFIGIVLVLIGFGVLLVRSLKVSLRAPDLFGCYLVFGCVILIALQAGINMAVAVGLFPTKGLTLPFISYGGTSLIATLSAVGVILNVSRSGLK, from the coding sequence TTGTTAGACATATTCAGCTCATCTAAAGCGAAGGCGTACGATATAGGCGTCATCGTCTCGGCGGTATTCCTCACGGCTGTAGGGGTGCTCATGGTCTACAGCACGAGCTCGGTGTATTCCCTCGAGATGTACGGGAACGCGAACTACTTCCTCATACGCCACGGCATATACCTGGCGATCGGTCTCGCGTCCATGATAGTGCTCATGCGGGTCGATTACCGTCTCCTGAGGAAGTTCGTATATCCGGCTTATCTGATCGGCCTCGCCCTGTTGATAGCCGTGCTCGTCCCCGGCATAGGCAAGGAGGTGGGAGGCGCCAGGAGGTGGATCGACCTCGGTCTCCTCTCGTTCCAGCCCTCCGAGTTCGCAAAATATATACTCGTCCTCTACCTTGCTCATTCTCTCACCAAAAAAAGGGACAAGCTCGACAACTTCATCGTCGGCTTCGCTTCACACATACTTATCGCGGGCGTTTACGTAATACTCGTCCTGCTCGAGCCCGATTTCGGCACAGCGACGATCATGCTTGTCACGCTCTTCTTCATGCTCTTTATAGGCGAAGTCAAGATGAAATACCTGGTTCCCGTGGGCGTCGTTTCGGTCATATTCCTATGTCTCGCCGTCGTGACTAAGGGCTACAGGATGAACCGCGTTATGTCTTTCCTCGATCCCTGGCAGGACCCGCTCGGCTCGGGCTATCAGGCGATACAGTCGTTCATAGCCTTCGCGCTCGGAGGCGTCTCCGGCACCGGGCTCGGCGACAGCTCCCAGAAGCTCTTCTTCCTGCCGCAGGCGCATACGGACTTCATATTCTCCATAATCGGCGAGGAGCTCGGATTCATAGGCATAGTGCTCGTACTCATAGGCTTCGGGGTGCTGCTGGTCAGGAGCCTCAAGGTCTCGCTCAGGGCTCCCGATCTGTTCGGCTGCTACCTCGTCTTCGGGTGCGTCATACTTATAGCCCTCCAGGCCGGGATAAACATGGCCGTAGCGGTGGGCCTGTTCCCGACAAAAGGGCTCACGCTCCCATTTATCAGCTACGGCGGCACCTCTCTCATTGCGACCCTCTCGGCCGTGGGCGTTATACTCAACGTCTCGAGATCGGGATTGAAATGA
- the murD gene encoding UDP-N-acetylmuramoyl-L-alanine--D-glutamate ligase, translating into MELGDRKVLVAGVGKTGIETVKFLLKRGADVSVSDSSPIEKISEQAKLLESWGVRLEAGGHTSGTFLAADTIVLSPGVPFGIPPVREALGRGIEVISEVELASRFIDKAKPVIAVTGSNGKTTTSTLIARILEKNGLKVFLGANIGTPLIQIADDCGRYDVLVLELSSFQLQGIDSFRPGVSVILNVSPNHLDHHASFDEYAESKMKIFSNQTEKDWCIYKSDDEVIGKYICDARPRKIPFGPGRAEDGVSYDGRGIRYGNDYYDLTGVKLIGYHNVENIMAAIAAATIMGCDPGLIREAVMEFDPLPHRIEFIGEIRGARFYNDSKSTSPAATLRALESLPPPMILIAGGKDKGVSFEPLREEIEKKVKFMVLMGESRFRMQRDLGGKVDSSLAASLEEAMEKTLENLAPGDSVLFSPACSSFDMFQSYEERGRRYKDLVRHIQLI; encoded by the coding sequence ATGGAGCTAGGTGACAGGAAAGTGCTCGTTGCGGGAGTCGGCAAGACAGGCATCGAGACGGTTAAATTCTTGCTAAAAAGAGGCGCGGACGTGTCCGTAAGCGACAGCTCTCCCATAGAGAAGATATCGGAGCAGGCGAAGCTGCTCGAGTCCTGGGGGGTACGGTTAGAGGCGGGCGGGCACACGAGCGGGACATTCCTCGCGGCCGATACGATAGTTCTGAGCCCGGGCGTCCCTTTCGGCATACCGCCTGTACGGGAAGCTCTCGGGAGGGGCATCGAAGTCATAAGCGAGGTCGAGCTCGCTTCGAGGTTCATAGACAAGGCCAAGCCCGTGATCGCCGTTACGGGATCGAACGGAAAAACGACCACATCCACGCTCATAGCGCGCATTCTCGAAAAGAACGGACTGAAAGTATTCCTCGGGGCCAATATCGGCACACCGCTCATACAGATAGCGGACGACTGCGGCCGATACGACGTACTCGTGCTCGAGCTGAGCAGCTTTCAATTACAGGGGATTGATTCCTTCCGTCCCGGCGTCTCGGTCATCCTCAACGTCTCCCCCAACCACCTCGACCATCATGCGAGCTTCGACGAGTACGCGGAGTCCAAGATGAAGATATTCTCGAACCAGACCGAGAAGGACTGGTGCATATACAAGTCCGACGACGAGGTGATAGGTAAGTATATATGTGACGCCAGGCCGAGGAAGATTCCCTTCGGTCCCGGCCGGGCTGAAGACGGGGTCTCTTACGACGGCCGGGGTATAAGATACGGGAACGATTACTACGACCTCACGGGAGTGAAGCTCATAGGCTATCACAACGTCGAAAATATCATGGCCGCGATCGCTGCTGCGACTATAATGGGGTGCGACCCCGGGCTCATACGTGAGGCCGTTATGGAGTTCGATCCGCTCCCCCACAGGATCGAGTTCATAGGGGAGATACGGGGCGCCCGGTTCTATAACGATTCCAAGTCCACGAGCCCCGCAGCCACGCTGCGCGCGCTCGAGAGCCTGCCTCCCCCGATGATCCTCATCGCTGGGGGGAAGGACAAGGGAGTGAGCTTCGAGCCGCTCAGGGAAGAGATAGAAAAAAAAGTCAAATTCATGGTGCTCATGGGTGAATCAAGGTTCAGGATGCAGAGGGATCTGGGCGGGAAAGTGGATTCTTCGCTTGCCGCCTCCCTCGAGGAAGCAATGGAGAAGACACTCGAGAACCTCGCTCCCGGGGACAGCGTTCTATTCTCGCCCGCGTGCTCGAGTTTCGATATGTTTCAGTCTTACGAAGAACGAGGAAGGAGATACAAAGACCTTGTTAGACATATTCAGCTCATCTAA
- the mraY gene encoding phospho-N-acetylmuramoyl-pentapeptide-transferase, whose amino-acid sequence MFHLLYLLKGDYILFNVFKYITFRSFGAGVTAFLISIILGGFFINFLRKGQFKENIRDDGPASHKTKAGTPTMGGAFIILSILFSSLLWLNLTSEIVWVVLLFTLSYALIGFLDDWLKYTKKKGMKARLKFSLQILFGILFVLLIMSDLDGFTMSLSANRVADYSFSSVVFPFFKKAVINLGWLYIPFALIVVVGASNGVNLTDGLDGLAIGSIAVAAATYVLFAYLAGHAEFSRYLQIPYIPEGGELAVYLAAVGGACLGFLWYNSHPAEVFMGDVGSLSLGAAIGSVALILKQEILLILVGGVFVAEAMSVILQVASFKLTGKRVFRMAPLHHHFELKGWSESKVVIRFWIISLVLSLFALSTLKLR is encoded by the coding sequence ATGTTTCACCTGCTTTATCTGCTGAAGGGCGACTACATTCTTTTCAACGTATTCAAGTACATCACATTCCGCTCCTTCGGCGCGGGTGTCACCGCATTCCTCATAAGCATTATCCTCGGCGGGTTCTTCATAAATTTCCTAAGGAAAGGACAGTTCAAGGAGAATATAAGGGACGACGGTCCGGCCTCGCACAAGACCAAGGCGGGTACACCGACCATGGGCGGCGCCTTTATAATACTGTCGATACTCTTCTCTTCGCTCTTATGGCTCAACCTTACGAGCGAAATAGTGTGGGTGGTGCTCCTCTTCACGCTGAGCTACGCGTTGATCGGTTTTCTCGACGACTGGCTCAAATATACTAAGAAGAAGGGGATGAAGGCAAGGTTGAAGTTCTCTCTCCAGATACTGTTCGGGATACTCTTCGTTCTCCTTATCATGAGCGACCTCGACGGATTTACGATGTCGTTAAGCGCGAACCGGGTGGCCGATTATTCATTCTCTTCGGTCGTATTCCCGTTTTTCAAAAAGGCCGTAATAAACCTCGGCTGGCTGTATATACCTTTCGCTCTGATCGTGGTGGTGGGGGCTTCAAACGGTGTGAACCTCACGGACGGTCTCGACGGGCTCGCTATCGGCTCCATAGCCGTAGCGGCCGCGACATATGTCCTGTTCGCATACCTGGCGGGCCACGCGGAGTTCTCGAGATACCTCCAGATACCCTACATACCGGAAGGCGGGGAGCTCGCGGTCTATCTCGCCGCCGTCGGCGGGGCGTGTCTCGGCTTCCTCTGGTACAACTCTCACCCGGCGGAGGTCTTCATGGGGGACGTCGGCTCCCTCTCTTTAGGAGCGGCGATCGGCTCCGTAGCGCTGATATTGAAGCAGGAGATACTGCTCATCCTCGTCGGCGGGGTCTTCGTGGCGGAGGCCATGTCCGTGATATTACAGGTTGCGTCATTCAAGCTTACAGGGAAAAGGGTCTTCAGGATGGCCCCTCTCCACCATCACTTCGAGCTCAAAGGCTGGTCGGAGTCCAAAGTCGTAATCAGGTTCTGGATAATATCGCTCGTTCTTTCCCTGTTCGCTCTCTCGACCTTGAAGCTGAGATAA
- the murF gene encoding UDP-N-acetylmuramoyl-tripeptide--D-alanyl-D-alanine ligase, producing MLGLDFVLDSTKGKLVSGRAHGHFSGVSTDSRNISDGEIFFALKGDNHDGHEYVDEALKKGAGGAVIEDGSRAHDGGKSVIQVPSTLKALGDLASGWRKSFPELRLAAITGSNGKTTTKEMAWSILSRKYKTLRNSGNFNNLVGLPLTLFRLDANYKAAVVELGMNDFGEIRRLAEIALPDTGAITNIGRAHLEKLGGIEGVARAKGELVEGFGGDNVFVVNADDPRIVEIARKVDCRKITYGVKSGEADVTARDIRQDGFSGISFRMKLGGEEFPVRLGGIGIHNVMNALCASSIAHSFGCGKDEITEGLGGFSLPHMRLEVEESVAGFRVINDTYNANPDSMRSAVNELTALKGGGRAIAVLGDMLELGEMSAGEHIGLGEYLSASGVDYVIAFGSFGKAVLEGAGDKTNGFYAESHEEAARIVREIAKPGDLVLVKGSRGMRMEEVTKRLV from the coding sequence ATGCTCGGACTGGATTTTGTTCTCGATTCTACAAAGGGGAAGCTCGTTTCAGGCCGGGCACACGGTCATTTTTCGGGCGTAAGCACCGATTCGAGGAACATATCCGACGGGGAAATATTCTTCGCCCTTAAAGGCGACAACCACGACGGACACGAATATGTGGACGAGGCTTTGAAAAAAGGCGCGGGCGGCGCGGTGATCGAAGACGGCTCCCGCGCGCACGACGGGGGGAAATCGGTAATCCAGGTCCCTTCCACGCTCAAGGCGCTCGGCGACCTCGCTTCCGGGTGGAGAAAGAGCTTCCCGGAACTCAGGCTCGCCGCAATTACCGGCTCCAACGGCAAGACGACTACGAAGGAGATGGCCTGGAGCATCCTCTCCCGCAAGTACAAGACGCTCCGGAATTCCGGCAATTTCAATAACCTGGTCGGGCTCCCGCTCACGCTCTTCAGGCTCGACGCGAATTATAAAGCGGCCGTCGTCGAGCTCGGCATGAACGATTTCGGAGAAATAAGGAGGCTCGCCGAGATAGCTCTCCCCGATACGGGTGCTATTACGAACATAGGAAGGGCGCACCTCGAAAAGCTGGGCGGCATCGAAGGGGTGGCAAGGGCCAAGGGCGAGCTCGTCGAGGGTTTCGGCGGCGATAACGTATTCGTAGTCAACGCGGACGACCCGCGGATAGTCGAGATCGCACGGAAGGTGGATTGCAGGAAAATCACATACGGCGTAAAATCCGGCGAGGCTGACGTCACAGCGAGAGACATACGCCAGGACGGTTTCTCGGGAATAAGCTTCCGCATGAAGTTAGGCGGCGAGGAGTTTCCCGTCCGCCTGGGCGGCATCGGAATTCACAATGTAATGAACGCCCTCTGCGCCTCGTCAATTGCGCACTCCTTCGGGTGCGGGAAGGACGAGATAACGGAGGGACTCGGGGGTTTTTCACTCCCGCACATGAGGCTCGAGGTCGAGGAGAGCGTGGCGGGCTTCAGGGTAATAAACGATACCTATAACGCGAACCCGGACTCGATGCGGAGCGCAGTGAACGAGCTCACGGCTTTAAAAGGCGGCGGCAGGGCCATAGCCGTTCTCGGGGATATGCTCGAGTTAGGTGAAATGAGCGCGGGCGAGCATATCGGCCTCGGGGAATATCTGTCCGCCTCAGGTGTCGATTACGTCATAGCATTCGGGAGCTTCGGGAAAGCGGTTCTCGAAGGGGCAGGCGATAAGACAAACGGGTTTTATGCGGAGTCTCACGAGGAGGCCGCAAGGATAGTGAGGGAGATCGCAAAGCCCGGCGACCTCGTTCTCGTCAAGGGCTCACGCGGGATGAGGATGGAAGAGGTTACAAAGAGGCTTGTCTAA
- a CDS encoding UDP-N-acetylmuramoyl-L-alanyl-D-glutamate--2,6-diaminopimelate ligase, which produces MTLREIIRGIKIKKFDGDDGLEISGISIDSNKVKEGYLFAALKGEKTDGHRYIDSALGNGARALLVEDEPGRTCHGVSVIVAEDSRESLAKAAANFYGNPADELCLAGVTGTNGKTTVTYLLESIWKEERRNPGVIGTIEYRYAGRRVDAPMTTPESLDLMRLLREMRDSGVDCAAMEVSSHAIDRKRVLECHFDAAVFTNLTQDHLDYHGTMENYYNAKKKLFTELLRDSNKKNKFSIINIDDPFGREIARIAPGAVLTYSLRDKNASVFAESYRVSEEGITARVDTPYGRVEIKSPLFGEHNLSNILASVAAALSLGSPPGAVERAVASFTAVPGRLERVENALGFQVLVDYAHTPDALKNVLNAVRPLTAGKVILVFGCGGDRDRTKRPKMGIIGRELTDVLIVTSDNPRTESPEDIIDDIERGVFESGTDNRPYFRISDRKEAIRKALGIAREKDTVLIAGKGHEDYQILGTRKFPFDDRTVAGDILKEMLN; this is translated from the coding sequence ATGACGCTAAGGGAAATAATTCGAGGAATAAAAATAAAAAAGTTCGATGGAGACGACGGGTTAGAGATTTCAGGGATTTCAATCGATTCGAATAAGGTGAAAGAGGGATACCTGTTCGCCGCGCTCAAGGGAGAAAAGACAGACGGCCACAGGTACATAGACTCGGCGCTCGGTAACGGCGCGAGGGCTTTACTAGTCGAAGACGAGCCCGGGAGGACCTGCCACGGAGTCTCCGTTATAGTTGCTGAGGATTCGAGGGAGTCGCTCGCGAAGGCTGCGGCGAATTTTTACGGCAATCCCGCTGACGAGCTCTGCCTCGCGGGTGTCACGGGCACGAACGGAAAAACGACGGTTACCTACCTTCTCGAATCGATATGGAAGGAGGAGCGGAGGAACCCGGGCGTCATAGGCACGATCGAATACAGGTACGCGGGCAGGAGGGTCGATGCCCCGATGACGACCCCGGAGTCGCTTGATCTTATGAGGCTGCTTAGAGAAATGAGGGACTCGGGAGTGGACTGTGCGGCTATGGAGGTTTCCTCTCACGCCATCGACAGAAAAAGGGTGCTCGAATGCCACTTCGACGCCGCTGTCTTTACTAACCTGACACAGGACCACCTTGACTACCACGGCACGATGGAGAATTACTATAACGCAAAGAAAAAGCTCTTCACCGAGCTGCTCAGGGATAGCAATAAAAAGAACAAGTTTTCGATTATAAACATCGACGACCCTTTCGGGAGAGAGATCGCCAGAATTGCTCCCGGCGCTGTCTTGACGTACTCGCTCAGGGATAAGAACGCCTCCGTTTTCGCCGAGAGCTACAGGGTCTCCGAGGAAGGCATAACCGCGCGAGTCGATACTCCCTACGGACGGGTCGAAATAAAATCGCCTCTCTTCGGCGAGCACAATCTGTCGAATATACTGGCATCCGTAGCGGCCGCGCTTTCACTGGGTTCCCCGCCCGGGGCCGTGGAGCGCGCCGTGGCAAGCTTCACCGCCGTGCCGGGGAGGCTCGAGAGGGTAGAGAACGCGCTCGGTTTTCAGGTGCTGGTCGATTATGCGCATACCCCTGACGCGCTCAAAAACGTGCTCAACGCGGTAAGGCCGCTTACGGCGGGCAAAGTGATACTCGTGTTCGGATGCGGCGGGGACAGGGACAGGACGAAGAGGCCAAAGATGGGCATTATAGGCAGGGAGCTTACGGACGTCCTGATCGTCACGTCGGACAACCCCCGCACCGAATCACCCGAAGATATAATAGACGATATAGAGCGCGGCGTCTTCGAGTCAGGTACAGACAACAGACCCTATTTCAGGATATCGGACAGGAAAGAGGCCATCAGAAAAGCCCTCGGCATAGCCCGCGAGAAAGATACGGTCCTCATAGCCGGCAAGGGGCACGAGGATTATCAGATACTGGGCACCAGGAAATTCCCTTTCGACGACAGGACGGTCGCAGGGGATATATTGAAGGAGATGCTTAATTAG
- a CDS encoding penicillin-binding transpeptidase domain-containing protein gives MKPMKNAKKSSKRISLGRDLDRPRWKIAIVGAFVLVLFASVCIKALDLQVLDRERAFTIARKQHHGSSTLLPRRGKILDRNLKELAVNVEIKSVFANPYAVKNPAELSKTLSEKLGMPEKTVLQKLTSKSSFVWLDRLVDPAVTTELEQMKIEGIGFIEEPKRVYPNGPLMGQVLGFTNIDSTGIEGIEYRYDGLLIGKPGKITLKKDALGRKIINNPDIVEDFDEEKTAGHDIILTIDSQIQHIVERELKDGIEKMNGEKGMAILLDPETGEVLAMASYPFLDPNKYGDFPLDYRRNLPVWYTYEPGSTMKTFLAASALQEKVANPSTEFYCENGRRQVGAKIIKDVHPYGTLTFADVIRVSSNICASKIGEMLGKEKYYSYLKKFGFGDKTGIDVPGESSGRVTSPKSWGRIELATISFGQGVSVTSLQLASALSAIANGGYLMKPHMVREIIGPDGNVIRDNKPEVESRVISYDTAVEMTRILESVVEEGTGKKAAIPGYKVAGKTGTAQIPDPVNGGYYSDRYIASFIGFAPSDDPKITLVVVVEAPKKLTYGGSVSAPIFRQIAEKVLFHMGISPRKELVGAKIMPDLSGKSVRDILKWSEQEGIKVEVKGSGYVTGQSPSPGDMIKEGMVCSIELKQNI, from the coding sequence ATGAAGCCGATGAAGAACGCGAAGAAGAGCTCGAAAAGGATTTCCCTCGGCAGGGACCTCGACAGGCCCAGATGGAAGATTGCGATCGTCGGGGCTTTCGTGCTCGTTCTTTTCGCTTCGGTCTGCATTAAAGCGCTCGATTTACAGGTGCTCGACCGCGAGCGGGCGTTCACGATAGCCAGGAAACAGCACCATGGGAGCTCGACGCTCCTCCCGCGCCGCGGGAAGATACTCGACCGCAACCTGAAGGAGCTCGCCGTCAACGTCGAGATAAAATCCGTCTTCGCCAACCCCTATGCGGTGAAGAATCCGGCGGAGCTGTCGAAGACGCTTTCGGAAAAGCTCGGGATGCCGGAAAAGACAGTGCTCCAGAAGCTCACATCGAAGTCCTCGTTCGTATGGCTCGACAGGCTCGTCGATCCCGCTGTTACGACCGAGCTCGAGCAAATGAAGATCGAAGGGATAGGATTTATAGAAGAGCCCAAGCGAGTCTATCCCAACGGGCCGCTCATGGGTCAGGTGCTCGGCTTCACTAATATAGATTCGACCGGCATCGAGGGCATCGAATACCGGTATGACGGCCTCCTTATCGGAAAGCCCGGAAAAATCACGCTCAAGAAAGACGCCCTCGGAAGAAAGATCATAAACAACCCCGATATAGTCGAGGACTTCGACGAAGAGAAAACCGCGGGCCACGACATCATCCTCACAATCGATTCCCAGATACAGCACATAGTCGAGAGGGAGCTCAAAGACGGCATTGAGAAAATGAACGGCGAGAAGGGAATGGCCATCCTCCTCGACCCCGAGACAGGCGAAGTGCTCGCCATGGCTTCCTACCCTTTTCTCGATCCCAACAAATACGGCGACTTCCCGCTCGATTACAGGAGGAACCTCCCCGTCTGGTATACCTACGAGCCCGGCTCCACCATGAAGACCTTTCTCGCCGCGAGCGCGCTCCAGGAAAAGGTCGCGAACCCCTCCACTGAGTTCTACTGCGAGAACGGCAGGAGGCAGGTGGGAGCCAAGATTATAAAGGACGTCCATCCCTACGGCACACTCACGTTTGCGGACGTAATAAGGGTGTCGAGCAACATCTGCGCGTCCAAGATAGGGGAGATGCTCGGCAAGGAAAAATACTACAGCTATCTCAAGAAATTCGGCTTCGGAGACAAGACAGGAATAGACGTCCCGGGAGAATCGAGCGGCAGGGTCACGAGCCCGAAATCGTGGGGCAGGATCGAGCTCGCCACCATCTCGTTCGGCCAGGGAGTCTCCGTCACGTCGCTCCAGCTCGCGTCCGCGCTCTCGGCGATAGCGAACGGCGGATACCTTATGAAGCCTCACATGGTCAGGGAGATAATAGGCCCCGACGGGAATGTAATCAGGGATAATAAACCGGAGGTCGAAAGCCGGGTAATATCATACGACACCGCGGTAGAGATGACGCGGATTCTGGAGAGTGTGGTTGAAGAGGGGACGGGAAAGAAGGCGGCCATCCCCGGCTATAAAGTCGCGGGAAAGACCGGGACCGCGCAGATACCCGACCCGGTCAACGGCGGTTATTATAGCGACCGGTATATAGCTTCCTTCATCGGGTTCGCGCCCTCGGACGACCCTAAGATAACGCTCGTCGTCGTGGTCGAGGCGCCCAAGAAATTGACCTACGGGGGCTCGGTTTCCGCGCCGATTTTCAGGCAGATCGCGGAGAAGGTGCTGTTCCACATGGGTATCTCGCCCCGGAAGGAGCTCGTCGGAGCGAAGATAATGCCCGACTTGAGCGGCAAGAGCGTAAGGGACATACTCAAATGGTCGGAACAGGAAGGCATCAAGGTCGAAGTCAAGGGGAGCGGCTACGTGACCGGTCAGAGTCCCTCTCCGGGGGATATGATTAAAGAAGGTATGGTATGTTCTATAGAGCTTAAACAGAATATATGA
- the rsmH gene encoding 16S rRNA (cytosine(1402)-N(4))-methyltransferase RsmH, giving the protein MENAVAEISQPVHRSVLSEEVVSYLVTRPEGVYVDATLGMGGHTKSILDHTHSRSLVIGLDVDEESISISRERLSAYNGHVIYRNSNFSDIDKVLDGLDIREVDGILADLGMSSYQIETSERGFSFMREEPLDMRMDPRLRFTAYDLVNEMTMDEISRVLRMYGEEKWSKRIAKRIVETRKENPIRTSAELARVVSEAIPRKFHPARIHPATKTFQALRIAVNNELENIKEFIGKAVSRLRIGGRLVIISFHSLEDRLVKSSFLRMSSPCVCPPGMPECGCGKKRILKIITRTPIVPGEEEILNNPRARSAKMRVGERV; this is encoded by the coding sequence ATGGAAAACGCGGTCGCTGAAATATCGCAGCCGGTCCATCGATCGGTGCTGAGCGAAGAGGTTGTGAGTTATCTCGTCACCCGGCCCGAGGGCGTATACGTCGACGCCACCCTGGGCATGGGCGGACACACCAAATCCATACTCGATCATACGCATTCGAGGTCTCTCGTCATCGGTCTCGACGTCGACGAGGAGTCGATCTCCATTTCCCGTGAGAGGCTCTCCGCGTATAACGGCCACGTAATTTACAGAAACAGCAATTTCTCCGACATAGATAAAGTGCTCGACGGTCTCGACATCAGGGAGGTCGACGGCATACTGGCCGACCTCGGGATGTCCTCATATCAGATCGAGACGAGCGAAAGGGGATTCAGCTTCATGAGGGAAGAGCCCCTCGATATGAGGATGGACCCGAGGCTCAGGTTTACGGCCTACGACCTCGTCAACGAAATGACCATGGACGAGATATCGAGGGTCCTCAGGATGTACGGGGAGGAGAAGTGGTCGAAAAGGATAGCGAAGAGGATAGTGGAGACGAGGAAAGAGAATCCCATCAGGACGTCCGCCGAGCTCGCGAGAGTTGTGTCGGAAGCCATACCGAGGAAATTCCACCCCGCGAGGATACACCCCGCGACGAAGACGTTCCAGGCGCTCCGCATAGCCGTCAACAACGAGCTCGAGAACATAAAGGAATTTATCGGGAAAGCCGTTTCCCGCCTGAGGATTGGCGGCAGGCTCGTGATAATCTCCTTTCACTCGCTCGAGGACAGGCTGGTTAAATCGAGCTTCCTCCGTATGTCCTCCCCCTGTGTCTGTCCGCCGGGGATGCCTGAATGCGGCTGCGGCAAGAAAAGGATTCTTAAGATAATCACGCGCACCCCGATAGTTCCCGGTGAAGAAGAGATACTTAACAACCCCAGGGCGCGGAGCGCCAAGATGAGGGTTGGGGAAAGGGTGTAG
- the mraZ gene encoding division/cell wall cluster transcriptional repressor MraZ translates to MFRGRYEHTMTDKGRVSIPARFREVCREKYADETLIITNFDKCLAAYPLREWNEIERKVSSLPQFRQEVISFLRYLMGGAVDCPLDGQGRVLIPQPLRSHARIDKEVIMIGMLTRIEIWAKEVWEQEEQGRAYEEFKKSREILAGQGL, encoded by the coding sequence ATGTTCCGAGGACGATACGAACATACGATGACGGATAAAGGACGCGTGAGTATCCCTGCGAGGTTCCGGGAAGTATGCAGGGAAAAGTACGCGGATGAGACTCTGATCATTACAAATTTCGACAAATGCCTCGCGGCGTACCCGCTCAGGGAATGGAACGAGATCGAAAGAAAAGTGTCCTCCCTCCCCCAGTTCAGGCAGGAGGTCATATCATTCCTGAGATACCTGATGGGAGGCGCGGTCGACTGCCCCCTCGACGGTCAGGGCAGGGTCCTCATACCGCAGCCGCTCAGGAGCCATGCCCGCATCGATAAAGAGGTTATCATGATCGGCATGCTGACGAGGATAGAGATCTGGGCGAAGGAAGTCTGGGAGCAGGAAGAGCAGGGCCGCGCTTACGAAGAATTCAAGAAGAGCAGGGAGATTCTTGCGGGACAAGGACTATAA
- a CDS encoding DUF4911 domain-containing protein: MPTISIKLKNNSESVYFQSIMGTYSHLAWVRTDDPESGIIQVITTPDLLEETRSILENLKKEIEFEEVGRAWGT; this comes from the coding sequence ATGCCCACTATATCGATAAAGCTCAAAAATAACAGTGAAAGCGTGTATTTCCAATCCATCATGGGCACCTATTCGCACCTGGCGTGGGTGAGGACGGACGACCCGGAATCGGGGATCATTCAGGTGATAACCACTCCGGACCTGTTGGAAGAAACTCGCAGCATACTGGAAAATTTAAAAAAAGAGATAGAGTTCGAGGAGGTAGGCCGGGCCTGGGGCACTTAA